A section of the Triticum dicoccoides isolate Atlit2015 ecotype Zavitan chromosome 7A, WEW_v2.0, whole genome shotgun sequence genome encodes:
- the LOC119329998 gene encoding probable transcription factor GLK1 produces MLAVSSARCLADDAVEQRAEAAPMETVGGAVVVADLDIDFDFTVDDIDFGDFFLRLEDGDALPDLEVDPADIFTDLEAAAAGVEELQDQQVPCAELLAAVEDVGSVSSAGGVIAVENAALAEAGLGDGKRGCSQAEVDESMGGGDRPVVPDAKSPSSTTSSSTEAESRHKSSSKNSHGKKKAKVDWTPELHRRFVQAVEQLGIDKAVPSRILEIMGINSLTRHNIASHLQKYRSHRKHMIAREAEAASWTQRRQMYAAGGPAAAVKRQDSNIWTVPTIGFAPAHPPPPPPSPAAMQHYVRPLHVWGHPTMDSPRMPMWPRHPMPRAPMPAWAPPPPPPSDPAFWHHPYMRGPAAYMPTHGTPCMAMPMAPKFPAPPVPVAMPCPVYTPPSTPPALASKNQQESQLQLQAQPSNESIDAAIGDVLSKPWLPLPLGLKPPSLGSVMGELERQGVANVPQACG; encoded by the exons ATGCTTGCCGTGTCCTCCGCGAGGTGCCtcgccgacgacgcggtggagcagcGCGCCGAGGCCGCGCCCATGGAGACGGTTGGGGGCGCGGTGGTGGTGGCGGACCTGGACATAGACTTCGACTTCACCGTTGATGACATAGACTTTGGGGATTTCTTCCTCCGGCTAGAGGACGGCGACGCGCTGCCGGACCTGGAGGTCGACCCCGCCGACATCTTCACTGATCTCGAGGCGGCGGCCGCGGGCGTCGAGGAGTTGCAGGACCAGCAGGTGCCTTGCGCCGAGCTCTTGGCCGCCGTGGAGGACGTCGGTTCGGTCAGTTCGGCCGGTGGTGTCATCGCCGTAGAGAACGCGGCGCTCGCTGAGGCGGGGCTAGGAGACGGGAAGCGAGGGTGCAGTCAAGCCGAGGTGGACGAAAGCATGGGCGGCGGCGACCGCCCCGTTGTGCCGGACGCAAAATCGCCGTCGTCGACAACGTCGTCGTCTACCGAGGCTGAGAGCCGCCACAAGTCGTCAAGCAAGAACTCCCACGGGAAGAAGAAAGCCAAG GTGGACTGGACGCCGGAGCTGCACCGGAGGTTCGTGCAGGCGGTAGAGCAGCTCGGCATCGACAAGGCGGTGCCGTCGAGGATTCTGGAGATCATGGGGATCAACTCACTCACTCGGCACAACATAGCAAGCCATTTGCAG AAGTACCGGTCTCACCGGAAGCACATGATTGCGCGGGAGGCAGAGGCGGCGAGTTGGACCCAACGACGACAGATGTATGCCGCCGGCGGACCGGCTGCGGCCGTGAAGAGGCAGGACTCGAACATATGGACCGTGCCAACCATCGGCTTCGCGCCGgcgcaccctcctcctcctcctccttcaccgGCAGCCATGCAGCACTACGTCCGGCCGTTGCACGTCTGGGGTCACCCCACGATGGACTCGCCCCGGATGCCAATGTGGCCGAGGCACCCAATGCCCCGCGCCCCGATGCCGGCGTgggctcccccgccgccgccgccgtccgaccCGGCTTTCTGGCACCACCCTTACATGAGG GGCCCAGCAGCGTATATGCCGACCCATGGGACTCCTTGCATGGCAATGCCGATGGCACCG AAATTTCCTGCTCCTCCTGTGCCCGTTGCCATGCCGTGTCCAGTCTACACGCCCCCCTCCACGCCACCAGCGCTGGCGAGCAAGAACCAGCAAGAATCGCAGCTCCAGCTACAAGCACAACCA TCAAACGAGAGCATAGACGCGGCCATCGGTGATGTTTTATCCAAACCGTGGCTGCCACTGCCGCTGGGGCTGAAGCCCCCTTCGTTGGGCAGTGTCATGGGCGAGCTTGAAAGGCAAGGCGTGGCCAATGTGCCACAAGCCTGCGGGTGA